The Clostridium sporogenes genome contains a region encoding:
- a CDS encoding FtsX-like permease family protein, with protein MKKPKMQILFAISIILISCLPIIMNEGQSYTAFQLLAGNVKMMNPVIPIQVPAFLLLFTPIQYLIHMILLIRNNTDRYEGVIVYLSLLTTVIGIFSLLLCGLGVESAFTIWVWLRMLLIIIAYVSPRVYESFQDFKQMEKLQKVEEQKERVAAQEKQREDAKHMKRIRKNPYLKKILWKIYKSNMRNSILLITGAAVCSTFLFAIIAVYEMFSNLQKGNIPVVGDELSVLLWDSIILIGIVAIFLLAIPLKIYIKSRIKDYALMVTLGMRDRVLRFFIAIEYTGSLVTGLLIGIFLGSILIVVFQNIINSIYPAFISISIPNIKTYFLACFWIILLFLASTIVNHEIYVEMGLVSSLNTSVVIEKIPSKWLEIKFAVGVLVMFFASYLFSKPVWTESIYLIVLFLLGSYMVISAGGAWILKSYREKGNGYYKKLPLFQQFYSKFKTQRYNFFIVYILHFLLIAYFSVRVLSILPLDRMGTLFPYDYVCLGEKSDEKVFKEFEKNFSNNSLILPMVRITVASSSEKNSGSRADISFQGQNIGISESSYNQLTGKKLGLHNKEIYISFQQDKSKKAHLLDFSVLGGSPRMRFGMPKPYLFGERERIFDSDYKVVGQERRTIIGELAGGMQENIVVFSDEYFESIYSTGDGPSLLGLFNIKKEKSNGAAIKFLDYAKSHMQYSEYDSIIQPVYEKKVLQNNTLLVHMLKLLEYIFVIILLLFSILYVLVVKVVSELPSTQSRMKQLKYLGMTKRWYRKILNFENNITVIMPLILGMAMSIPCIFVNFKVRYFTKVEQQNFWKYEIWIIGFYVLINLIVALIIGRLMIFHGDKEE; from the coding sequence ATGAAAAAGCCAAAGATGCAAATATTATTTGCCATTTCTATTATACTGATTTCTTGTTTACCTATTATCATGAATGAGGGACAAAGTTATACTGCATTTCAATTGTTAGCAGGAAATGTTAAAATGATGAATCCTGTGATACCAATTCAAGTTCCAGCATTTTTATTGCTTTTTACACCAATACAGTATTTAATACATATGATTTTACTTATAAGAAATAATACTGATAGGTATGAGGGAGTCATTGTATACTTAAGTTTGCTGACTACGGTGATAGGAATTTTTTCTCTTCTATTATGTGGATTGGGAGTAGAGAGTGCATTTACTATATGGGTATGGCTTCGAATGCTTCTCATTATTATTGCATATGTGTCACCTAGAGTGTATGAATCATTTCAGGATTTTAAGCAAATGGAGAAATTACAAAAGGTAGAAGAACAAAAGGAAAGAGTAGCAGCACAGGAAAAACAAAGGGAAGATGCTAAACATATGAAACGTATTAGAAAGAATCCATATCTTAAAAAGATTCTTTGGAAAATATATAAAAGTAATATGAGAAATTCTATATTATTAATTACAGGGGCTGCTGTTTGCAGTACATTTTTGTTTGCTATTATTGCAGTTTATGAGATGTTTTCTAATTTACAAAAAGGGAATATACCAGTAGTTGGGGATGAATTATCAGTTTTGCTATGGGATTCAATTATTTTGATTGGGATTGTAGCTATTTTTTTATTAGCCATTCCTTTAAAAATATATATAAAAAGTAGAATCAAAGATTATGCTTTAATGGTTACTTTAGGAATGAGAGATAGGGTTTTAAGATTTTTTATTGCCATTGAGTATACAGGAAGTTTAGTTACAGGGTTATTAATTGGAATTTTCCTAGGGAGTATTTTAATAGTTGTATTTCAGAATATTATAAATTCTATATATCCAGCATTTATTTCCATATCCATTCCTAATATAAAAACTTATTTTTTGGCATGTTTTTGGATCATTTTATTATTTTTAGCTTCAACTATTGTAAATCATGAAATTTATGTTGAAATGGGATTAGTAAGTTCATTAAATACGTCTGTAGTAATAGAGAAAATTCCAAGCAAATGGTTAGAAATTAAATTTGCTGTGGGAGTGCTAGTGATGTTTTTTGCTAGTTATTTATTTTCTAAGCCTGTGTGGACAGAATCTATTTATCTTATTGTGTTATTTCTACTTGGTTCCTATATGGTAATTAGTGCAGGAGGAGCATGGATTTTAAAAAGTTATAGAGAGAAAGGAAATGGGTATTACAAAAAGCTCCCATTATTTCAACAGTTTTATAGTAAATTTAAAACACAAAGGTATAATTTTTTTATAGTATATATTCTTCATTTTCTACTAATTGCATATTTTTCAGTACGAGTATTATCAATACTTCCACTTGATAGAATGGGTACATTGTTTCCATATGATTATGTGTGCTTAGGAGAAAAAAGTGATGAAAAAGTTTTTAAAGAATTTGAAAAAAATTTTTCTAATAACAGTTTAATACTTCCTATGGTACGAATTACCGTTGCTAGCTCAAGTGAAAAAAATAGCGGAAGTAGGGCAGATATAAGTTTTCAGGGACAGAATATAGGTATTTCAGAGAGTAGTTACAATCAATTAACAGGAAAAAAATTAGGACTTCATAATAAAGAAATTTATATTTCTTTTCAACAGGATAAATCAAAAAAGGCACATTTGCTAGATTTTTCAGTATTGGGTGGTAGTCCAAGAATGAGATTTGGAATGCCAAAACCTTATTTATTCGGAGAGAGAGAGAGAATTTTTGATTCAGATTATAAAGTTGTAGGACAAGAACGTAGAACTATTATTGGAGAGCTTGCAGGAGGAATGCAGGAAAATATTGTGGTTTTTTCTGACGAATATTTTGAATCAATTTATTCTACTGGAGATGGTCCAAGTTTATTGGGGCTATTTAATATAAAAAAGGAGAAAAGCAATGGGGCAGCTATTAAATTTTTAGATTATGCTAAATCTCATATGCAATATAGTGAATATGATTCTATTATTCAGCCTGTATATGAAAAAAAAGTTTTACAAAATAACACATTGTTAGTTCATATGCTAAAATTGTTGGAATATATATTTGTAATTATATTATTATTATTTAGTATACTATATGTTCTGGTTGTAAAAGTGGTTTCTGAATTACCAAGCACCCAGAGTAGAATGAAACAGCTAAAGTATTTGGGAATGACAAAAAGATGGTATAGAAAAATTTTAAACTTTGAAAATAATATCACAGTAATTATGCCATTGATATTGGGAATGGCAATGAGTATTCCATGTATTTTTGTTAATTTTAAAGTTCGTTATTTTACAAAAGTAGAACAACAGAATTTTTGGAAATATGAAATATGGATTATAGGGTTTTATGTTCTTATAAATTTAATTGTTGCATTAATAATAGGCAGGCTTATGATTTTCCATGGGGATAAGGAGGAATAA